Proteins from a genomic interval of Pecten maximus chromosome 13, xPecMax1.1, whole genome shotgun sequence:
- the LOC117340583 gene encoding clumping factor A-like codes for MTPKDSDILSYVNTKDSDNLSNVTPKDSDTPSNMTPKDSDNLSDVTPKDSDTPSNMTPKDSDTPSNVTLKDSDNLSKVTPKDSDILSHDSDILSNTISKDSDILSNTISKDSDNLSNVTPKDSDILSNVTPKDSDILSNVTPKDSDILSYVTPKDSDILSNTTPKHSDILSNVTLKDSDILSNTTPKHSDILSNMTPKDSDILSNVTRKDSDILSNATPKDSDILSNVTPKDSDILSNTTPKHSDILSNVTPKDSDIPSYLGHDCQVF; via the exons atgACCCCCAAggattctgacatcctgtcttaTGTGAACACCAAGgattctgacaacctgtctaatgtgacccCCAAGGATTCTGACACCCCGTCTAATATGACCCCCAAGgattctgacaacctgtctgaTGTGACCCCCAAGGATTCTGACACCCCGTCTAATATGACCCCCAAGGATTCTGACACCCCGTCTAATGTGACCCTGAAGgattctgacaacctgtctaaagTGACCCCAAAggattctgacatcctgtctcaT gattctgacatcctgtctaatacGATCTCCAAggattctgacatcctgtctaatacGATCTCCAAGgattctgacaacctgtctaatgtgacccCAAAggattctgacatcctgtctaatgtGACCCCAAAggattctgacatcctgtctaatgtGACCCCAAAggattctgacatcctgtcttaTGTGACCCCAAAggattctgacatcctgtctaatacGACCCCCAAacattctgacatcctgtctaatgtGACCCTAAAggattctgacatcctgtctaatacGACCCCCAAacattctgacatcctgtctaatatGACCCCCAAggattctgacatcctgtctaatgtGACCCGAAAggattctgacatcctgtctaatgcGACCCCAAAggattctgacatcctgtctaatgtGACCCCAAAggattctgacatcctgtctaatacGACCCCCAAacattctgacatcctgtctaatgtGACCCCAAAGGATTCTGACATCCCATCATATCTCGGACATGATTGTCAAGTTTTCTGA